DNA sequence from the Halorussus sp. MSC15.2 genome:
ACGGCGAGTACCACTACCCGGAGTTCGACGTGGGCGAACCCCTGATAGGCAAGCGCGGCAAGTTGGCGCGGGTCATCTACATGACCAACATCGGCACGATTCCGGACTCGTTCACCTGCGACGTGTTCACCCGCGGCGACAACGAGTGGGTCGGCGACCTCGACGAGTCGTATCTGGACACCCTCGAGAAGGGCGACGTGTTCGTCCTCGGGGGCCAGAACTTCGAGTTCCAGTACCGCCGGGGGTCGAAGGTGTACGCCGACCGGACGAGCGCCCGGCCGACCGTCCCCTCGTGGTTCTCCGAGCGCCTGCCGCTGTCGTACGACCTCGGCCGGTCGATTCTGGAGTTCCAAGGCGACCTGCTCGAACGCTTCGCGAAGCGCGGCAAGCCCGCGGTCCGGGTGTGGCTCAGGGAGTTCCCGCTGGACGAGAACAGCGTCCGGGCCATCGCCCGGATGTTCGACGAGCAGATTCGCTACGCCGGTCCCGAGAGCGTCAGCACCGACCGGCGACTCGCGGTCGAGGTCGAACTCGACCGCGACGAGTACGAGCGCCACTACTACGTCCACTCGAACTACGGCCGGAAGTTCAACGACGGTCTCTCGCGGGTCGTCGCCTACCGGTGCGCCAACGCCGCCAACACCAACGTCTCGGTCGCGGTCGCCGACCACGGGTTCACGATTTCGATGCCGCTGAACCGGAAGGTGGACGTGGCCGAGATTCTGCGCGACGTCGACCCCGGGGAGGTCCGCAGCGACCTCCGGGCCGCGCTCGAGGGGACCGAACTCCTCCAGCGGTACTTCCGCATCAACGCCACGCGGTCGCTGATGATTCTGAAGCGGTACAAGGGCTACGAGAAGTCCGCCAGCGAACAGCAGGTCTCCAGCGAGATGCTGCTGGGGTTCGCCGAGGGGCTGGAGGACTTCGCTGTCATCGAGGAGACCTACCGCGAGATAATCGAGGACAAACTCGCGGTCTCGGCCATCGAGGACGTGCTCGCCGACGTGCAGGCCGGAGACGTTGCCGTGGTCCAGAACCGCGTGGACACCCCGACGCCGAAGGCGTTCGGTCTCGCCACCCTGATGGCCAGCGACGTGGTGCTGGCCGAAGACGAGAGCGCGGTTCTGCAGGAGTTCCACGACCGCGTGCTGGAGGAAATCGGCGACGAGTACGGGAACGCGGGCGGGGCGTCGGCCGCGAAGTAGCCGCTCACTCTCGGAATCGGCGGACGGTCTCGATGCTGGTCGGGACGAGCAGCGACCCGCCGAGCAGACCGAACCCGCCGACGACCAGCAGACCGCCCGCTTCTCGAACCGGCAGAACCGTCGCGAGGACGACCAGCGCCTCCACCAGTCGTCCGGCGTCTACGAGACCGGACAGCAGTTCGAGCGTCCCGACCGCGACCAGCGCGATGCCGACACCGGACACGAACAGCGAGACCGCGACGCCGTCACGGACCGCCAGCGACGCGAGGTCGTCGTCGCACGGCACCGCCACGAACCGCGGGGAGACGTATCGCCACAGGACGCCCGCTGCGACGAACGCGACGCCCATCGCGGCCACGAACGCGACGATACGTAATAGCATGCTTCGCACGTCGAACGACGGCGATAAAAATCCTCTGTCACTCGACTTGTCACTTCGAGACGAGCAGCGTGTCCAGCGCGTCCGGGACCACCAGCACGTCGCTGCCCGGTTCTATCGCGTCTTCGACCGACTCGCGGGCGTGCATCAGGCAGTCCTCCACGACCGCGGGCGACTCGCTGTTCGTGACGAACACGTCGTACTCCCGGAGGACCCGCGCCACGACGAACGCGCGCTGTGCGCCGGGTTCGTAGCCCCGCCGCATCTCCTCGTACAGTTGCTCGGCGCTCTCCGCCCCGCTCAGTCGGTCGTAGAACCGACGCTCGCCCGTGCCCTCGCCCGCGCCCTCCTGCAGGCGCGCGGGCACGACGATGCGGCCGCTCGCGTTCGAGGCGCGGCGCGCCTCGCTACGCAACGGGTCGAAGTCGCCGAGCGCGATATACGTCGCGGCCCGCGTCGTCTGGTAGAGGTTGGCGTCTTTGGGCGCACCGACGCCCGCGACGACGGCGTCGTATCGCTCGGACAGCGGAACGGAGATGTTTCGCCGACAGAGTTCTGCGAGGTCGCGAACCACGGCGCGGTGGTCGCCAGCGCTCGCGCCCAGAATCCCCGCCGGGCCGTGCGTGACGTTCAGACAGAAGTCGAGACCGATGCGGTCGCCCGCCCGGTTCAGCGTCTCGCGGAAGGGGTTGCCCTCGGTGCGGCCCAACCGGACGCCCGACTCGGCGAGCATCGCCGGACCGTGGGTGTATCGGATGAGGGACTCGCCGCCAGCGCCGATTACCGGCGTCTTCGCGCCGCCGGAGAATCCGGCGTACTGGTGGGGTTCGACCATCCCGGTCGAGACCACCGCGTCGGCGTCGGCGACGGTCGGATTGAGTTCGACGGGGACGCGCTCGCCGTCCGGTCCCTCGACCTCGGCGACGACTTCGGCCGCCTCGGCGTCGTGATTCTCCGCGAGGTCGGCGTACTCCCCGAGCGCCGTCCGCAACTCGTCGTCGGTCATCGGCCGGTGGAGTCCGAGACCCACGACGACGGCGATTCGGTCACGCTCGACGCCCGCCTCCCGGAGGTCCGCGACCAGCAGGTCGAGGAGCACGTCGTCGGGCGTCGCGCGGGTCACGTCGGTCACGACGATGGCCACCTCATCGTCGGCGTCCACGCGTTCGCGGAGCGGCGGCCCGTGGGGGTCGGCCATCGCCGATTCGGCGGCGTCTCGGGGGTCCACCGGGTCGCCGCCCGGCGGTTCGGCGACCGTCACGTCGCAGTCTGGCAGCGACACCTCGACGGCGGTGTCGCCGTAGGGAACTCTCATACGGAGGGGTACGCGGGGTCGGAACGTAAATCGTCGCTCCGCGGTACCGCCTCTCGTCGGTCCGCCTCGTTCGGTTATCTGTCCGCTTCGGTCGGTCGTCGGTCCACTACACTGGGTCCTCGAATTACTGCATCGCGTCCCGAACTACTCCACCACGTCCTCGATGGACGCTTCGAGCGACTCGATGCTCTCGGCGATGTCCCGGACCATCGCGGTCTGCTCCTCGTTGGCGGCCGCGATGCCCTCGACGGCGTCGGACACGTCCCCGGCCTGCCCAACCACCGTGTCGGTCATGCTCGCTATCTCTTCGGCGCTCGCGGCCTGCTCCTCCGTGGTCTCGGCGATTTCGCTGACGCCGGTGTCGGTCTGCTGGACGGCCGCCACGATGTCCTGCTGGTTCTCGACCACCGACCTGATGTCGGCGGCGGCCTCGTCGAGTTGCTCGTCGTTCTCCGATATCTTCTCGACCGTGTCGTGGGTCGTCTCGCGCACGTCTTCGACCATCGACTCGATTTCGTCCACCCGGTCTTTCGACTGCTCGGCGAGTTCCTTTATCTCGTTCGCCACGACGGCGAACCCGTCGCCGCTCCCGTCCGACCGCGCCGCTTCGATGTTCGCGTTCAGCGCGAGGAGGTTGGTCTGCTCGGCGATGTCGTCGATGACCTCGACGACTTCGTCGATTTCGTCCACGCGGTCTTCGAGGCTCTCGGCGTCGGCGACGACCTCCTCGGACTTCTCGGCGACTGCGTCGACGGTTTCGAGCGTCCGCTCCGCGCTCTCGGCCGACTCCTCGGCGGACGCCTTCGCCTCGGCGCTCTGCCTGCTCACCTCGTCGGCGCTCGACGCTATCTCTTCGACCGTCGCGCTCAGCGAGGACACCTCCGACTGCACCTGCTGGAGGTTGGTCTCCTGCTCGCGCGCGAGGTCGCTGACCTCCCGTGAGTCCTCGGAGACGTCGGCGGTCGAGTCGCGGAGTTCGTCCACCGCGGTCTCGACCTCGTCGGTCATCCGCTCTTGGAGGTCCCGAATCGTCTCGCGCTGTTCGACGAGTTCGGTGACGCGGGTGAGCACCTCCACCGCGCCCACGACGTCGCCCGCGGAATCCGTAACTGGCACGCCGAGCGCCCGGGCGTGCGCCCGGTCGCCGTCGGCGGTCGCCGCCGAGCGAATCGTCTCCTCGCGGACGACCTCCCCGGTCCGAACCACCGTCTCGGCCAGCGTCTCGTCCTCCCCCTCGGTCCCGAAGACGTCGTAGGCGTGCTTCCCGACGACCTCCTCTGCCGGGTACCCCGTCATCTCCACGACGGCGGCGTTCCACCGCGTGATGTGTCCGGTCTCGTCCACGACGAACGCGGGTTCGGGCAACTGTTCCACGAGTTGCTCGAACGCGCCTCGCCAGAAGTCGCCCGCGTCGGTGTCGGTACTCGGTCCGAATCGTTCGGGGGTGTCGTTGACAGCCATCTGTGAGATTCCTCGTGAGACCAACGTTTCGAGAGGGGGTATATATCGTATTCGAAGCCAGAAACCCCAGATGCATCTGACAGATGTTAATTAAAATGATAAAATGCTAAAACGCTGGACCTATCGGAAGACGTCGGAGAACTGGTCAGATATCGACCGCGAAGGACTCGCGACCCGACGACTCCGCCGCGAACGCCGCCAGTAGGTCGGCCGCGGCGTCGAGGTCGTCGGTGTCGATGACTTCGACCGGCGTGTGCATGTAGCGGTTCGGGAGGCCGAGATTCAGCGACGGGATGCCGCCCTGCGAGGTGTAGAAGGCGTCGGCGTCGGTGCCGGTGGAGCGTCCCGACGCCTGCAACTGGACCGGGAGGTCGGCGTCCGCGGCCGCGTCGCGGACCGCTCGAACGACTTCCGGGTGGTTCGAGGACCCGCGGGCGACGACCGGTCCCTCGCCGAGTTCGACCTCGCCGTGCTGGTCCGACTCGTCGCTCACGTCCGGACTGTCCACCGCGTGAGTCACGTCCACCGCGACCGCGGCGTCCACCGGGAGGTCGAACCCGACCATCTTCGCGCCCTGCTTGCCGAGTTCCTCCTGTACGGTGCTGACCGCGTACACCGTCGCGTCCGTGTCGGACTCCGCGGCGCGGCGCGCCGCCTCCGCGGCGACCCAGATGCCGACGCGGTTGTCCATCCCGCGGGCCGCCATCCGAGTCCCCTGCAACTCCCGAACCGGGGTATCGAAGGTGATTGGGTCGCCAACGTCCACGAGTTCGCGGGCCTCGGTCTCGGTCTCCGCTCCGATATCCACGTGCTGTTCGGCGACGTCTTCGATTTCGTCGTCCTCGGCGTCGCGGAGGTGAATGGCGGTCTGGCCGACCACGCCCCGCACCACGCCGTCGTCGGTGTGAATCTCGACGTGCTGGCCCTTCGTGACGGTGCGGTCGGTGCCGCCGATTCGCGAGAGGTGGACGTACCCGTCCTCGTCCACGCTGTTGACCATCATGCCGATTTCGTCGGCGTGTCCGGTGAACGCGACCGCGGGGTCGTCCCCGTCTACGACGGCCACGGCGTTGCCGTACTCGTCGGTTCGTACCTCGTCGGCGAACGACGAGACGTACTCGACCCAGACTCGTTGCACGTCGGTCTCGAATCCGGCCGGACTCGGTGTCGTGAGCAAATCGTCAAGGAACTCGCGGTGTGATTGGTCCATACGCAGAAAAAACGACCGCGTCTAATGAAACTTCTACTTCCGGCAGGTCGGCGTGGGTCGCTCGTCGGTGAGACGACGTGCGAACCTCGCGTCTGCCGTCGGCGTCAGGGAACCGACAGAAACCGAGTGCGCGGAGTCGTCTCTTCTAATCGCCCCAACCGCTAAGTCCGTTCTCGGCGACTGTCCGGACATGGGTGTTCTCGAAATCCACTTCCACGACTCGGAGTTCCGCCTGTCGCTGAACCCCGGTACCGACCGCGAGCGGACGCTCTCGCTCGGGTCGCGCGGTGACTCCGGGTCGAGTACCCGCGGCGGTACGAGCGGGCGACCAGCCATCGCGTCGAAACTCCGGTCGTTCGGGGTCCTCGCGCTCGTCGTCGGCGCGGGCGTCGCGTACAACCGAATCCAGTCGCGGCGGGCGAGGGAGGCCGCCGCGGAACGCGACTCGGGTCGGCGCTTCCCGCGGATTCGGTCGCGGTGACGTTCTCCCGTTCGGCCGCGGAGTCCGAGCGCGGGGGCCGGTCGGCGTCGGCAATCGTCTCGGAGAGACCTGCCACCGGCGTCGGACGAGACCAGCCCACACACTTTTCGCCGGAAACGTCGAACTCCGTCCGTGATGTCCGAGCGCACGTACTCCGTCTACCTCATCGAACGCCACGGCGAACAGGGCGGCAAGCGAGAAGTCACGTCTCCGGTTCAGGGTCACGAACTGGAGTTCTACGACAGCGGCGTGTGGTTGAACCGCGAGACCGGACGGAACTTCTTCCCCTACCGGCAGATTCGGACCATCCGGGAGCATCCCGAGGGGACCCCGACCGAGAGCCAGAGTGAGACCTCCCAAGAGGGCGAGAGCGGTAGCGGTAACCGGACCGCCGAGGGAGGCGACGGCGGTGCGGAGGAAGAGATGCTGGAGTGAAATCGGCGACGACCCGCCGAGCGGTCAGGGCGTCAGGCCGACGACCCGCCGGTTCAGGATGTCGGCGTAGCCCGAGAACGACAGTTTCAGCGACGGCACGCCCGCGAACGCCAGCGTCTGGAGCGTGAGCATGGGCCGGTCGCCGTCCGCGCCGAGTCGCCTGAGCGCCGAGTCCACCGCGTCGTAGAGTTTCGCGGTCTCCTCGACTTCGAGGTCCGCGCAGACCCCCGCGACTCTGGTGGGAAGTTCCGCGACGACGTCGCCGTCCTCGACCACGGCCCACCCGCCGCCCGTCTCCGCGACGTGGCCGACCGCGGTCCGCATGTCGGCGTCGTTCGCCCCGACCGCGAGGACACCGGGGGTCTCCCAGACGACGCTGGTGGCGACCGCGCCGGCATCGAGACCGAACCCCGTCAGGAAGCCGGTGAACCCGCCCGCTCCTCCGGAGTCGGCCGACTCCGACGACCCGTCAGAGCGTCGCTCCGCCACGTCGCCCCTCGGATGCCTGTCGAGCAGGGTCGCCTTGAGGACGTCGGCGTCGGGGTCCGCGACCAGTTCGTCGCCCTCGACCGGCGGGGAGACCGTCGTCTCGCCGGAGAGCAGGCCGCGCTGGCACTCGATGGCCCGGACCTCGCCGCTCGCCCCCTCGTCTCCGCCGCTGGCCGCGTCGGCGGGCACACGGAACTGCTCGGGGTCGGGCGAGACGTTCACCGAGTCGTAGAACCGGTCGGGGTACTCGTGGTTCCGTGGGGCGACCGTGGACTCGCCCTTGTTGTAGACGACCTCCCCGCCGCTGACGACCGTGGTGACGTTCACCTCGTCGAGGTCGTCGATGAGGACGATGTCGGCGACGCTGCCGGGCGAGAGCGACCCGACGCCCTCGTCGTCGAG
Encoded proteins:
- a CDS encoding methyl-accepting chemotaxis protein, whose protein sequence is MAVNDTPERFGPSTDTDAGDFWRGAFEQLVEQLPEPAFVVDETGHITRWNAAVVEMTGYPAEEVVGKHAYDVFGTEGEDETLAETVVRTGEVVREETIRSAATADGDRAHARALGVPVTDSAGDVVGAVEVLTRVTELVEQRETIRDLQERMTDEVETAVDELRDSTADVSEDSREVSDLAREQETNLQQVQSEVSSLSATVEEIASSADEVSRQSAEAKASAEESAESAERTLETVDAVAEKSEEVVADAESLEDRVDEIDEVVEVIDDIAEQTNLLALNANIEAARSDGSGDGFAVVANEIKELAEQSKDRVDEIESMVEDVRETTHDTVEKISENDEQLDEAAADIRSVVENQQDIVAAVQQTDTGVSEIAETTEEQAASAEEIASMTDTVVGQAGDVSDAVEGIAAANEEQTAMVRDIAESIESLEASIEDVVE
- a CDS encoding M20/M25/M40 family metallo-hydrolase: MDQSHREFLDDLLTTPSPAGFETDVQRVWVEYVSSFADEVRTDEYGNAVAVVDGDDPAVAFTGHADEIGMMVNSVDEDGYVHLSRIGGTDRTVTKGQHVEIHTDDGVVRGVVGQTAIHLRDAEDDEIEDVAEQHVDIGAETETEARELVDVGDPITFDTPVRELQGTRMAARGMDNRVGIWVAAEAARRAAESDTDATVYAVSTVQEELGKQGAKMVGFDLPVDAAVAVDVTHAVDSPDVSDESDQHGEVELGEGPVVARGSSNHPEVVRAVRDAAADADLPVQLQASGRSTGTDADAFYTSQGGIPSLNLGLPNRYMHTPVEVIDTDDLDAAADLLAAFAAESSGRESFAVDI
- a CDS encoding lactate racemase domain-containing protein; translation: MRVPYGDTAVEVSLPDCDVTVAEPPGGDPVDPRDAAESAMADPHGPPLRERVDADDEVAIVVTDVTRATPDDVLLDLLVADLREAGVERDRIAVVVGLGLHRPMTDDELRTALGEYADLAENHDAEAAEVVAEVEGPDGERVPVELNPTVADADAVVSTGMVEPHQYAGFSGGAKTPVIGAGGESLIRYTHGPAMLAESGVRLGRTEGNPFRETLNRAGDRIGLDFCLNVTHGPAGILGASAGDHRAVVRDLAELCRRNISVPLSERYDAVVAGVGAPKDANLYQTTRAATYIALGDFDPLRSEARRASNASGRIVVPARLQEGAGEGTGERRFYDRLSGAESAEQLYEEMRRGYEPGAQRAFVVARVLREYDVFVTNSESPAVVEDCLMHARESVEDAIEPGSDVLVVPDALDTLLVSK